The Chitinophagales bacterium genome contains a region encoding:
- a CDS encoding anhydro-N-acetylmuramic acid kinase: MKTYHVLGMMSGSSMDGVDIAYCRLDENNGKWTYEIEKAECIPYPPKWRLRLQSLVLQNAVTYLKTDAFYGHYLGEVARKFIQENMLDGKIDFIASHGQTVFHQPENQMTSQIGDGGAIVAETGLPVVCNFRTVDVALGGQGTPIAPTGDKMLFGDFKFCLNIGGIANISCNLDGKMIGFDICGANMVLNALAAEIDLEYDKDGMIARSGTVNHDLLNELNAQWYYEKPYPKSIGGGWVTKIFQPVFKKYRMQIEDKLCTATEHIALQIGKDIKNIYATEFLTKDESHSMLVSGGGAFNKFLLERINYHSSVPLVVPDPATIKFKEALLVCLMGALRMRNEVNVLSSVTGASSDSIGGEIYQTTGKRLETPANL, translated from the coding sequence ATGAAAACGTATCATGTACTGGGTATGATGTCCGGCAGTTCTATGGATGGAGTTGACATTGCCTATTGCCGGCTCGATGAAAACAATGGCAAATGGACTTACGAGATTGAAAAGGCAGAGTGTATTCCATATCCGCCGAAATGGAGGTTGCGCCTTCAGAGTTTAGTGCTGCAGAATGCGGTTACTTACCTTAAAACAGATGCTTTCTATGGCCACTACCTTGGCGAGGTGGCGCGCAAATTCATTCAGGAAAATATGCTGGATGGAAAAATTGATTTTATCGCTTCGCATGGCCAGACGGTTTTCCATCAGCCCGAAAATCAGATGACCAGCCAGATTGGCGACGGCGGCGCTATTGTGGCCGAAACAGGTTTGCCCGTGGTTTGTAATTTCAGAACAGTTGATGTGGCATTGGGCGGACAGGGAACACCGATTGCACCCACCGGTGATAAGATGTTGTTTGGTGATTTCAAGTTTTGCCTGAATATCGGCGGCATTGCCAATATCAGCTGTAACCTCGACGGAAAAATGATCGGATTTGATATTTGCGGTGCCAATATGGTGCTGAATGCGCTTGCGGCAGAGATAGACCTTGAATATGACAAAGACGGTATGATTGCCCGTTCCGGCACCGTCAACCACGATTTGCTGAATGAACTCAATGCGCAATGGTATTATGAAAAGCCGTATCCAAAATCCATCGGCGGCGGCTGGGTAACGAAAATCTTCCAGCCGGTATTCAAGAAATACCGCATGCAGATTGAAGATAAATTATGCACCGCCACGGAACATATCGCTTTGCAGATCGGTAAAGACATCAAGAATATTTACGCGACAGAATTCCTGACAAAGGATGAGAGTCATTCCATGCTGGTATCAGGCGGTGGTGCCTTCAATAAATTCCTGCTCGAACGGATTAACTATCATTCTTCCGTTCCGTTAGTGGTACCTGATCCTGCCACTATTAAGTTTAAGGAAGCATTGCTGGTTTGCCTCATGGGTGCTTTGCGTATGCGCAATGAAGTGAATGTGCTTTCATCCGTTACCGGTGCCTCTTCTGATTCCATCGGCGGCGAAATCTATCAGACAACCGGCAAGCGGCTGGAAACACCTGCGAACCTGTAA
- a CDS encoding NAD-dependent epimerase/dehydratase family protein, which produces MIFVTGGTGFIGSHLLQALAQEGEPVRALKRSSSIPAGLDTVAGIEWVDGDILDVSSLEAQMEGCREVYHCAGMVSFQRRHRDALRKVNVEGTANVVNVALSKKNIRLLHVSSVAAIGRPAKPADINEATEWDFNGFNSQYAVSKYLGEREVWRGMAEGLNAVIVNPSIVIGEGNWKTGPPRFFLDVWKGLWVYTSGSTGFVAAKDVAGLMIALMKSSIEQEKFIINAENLSYRDFLFEIADAMGKKRPVMKADGWLTSLVWRLEYLRGLFLAEQTLISRETATIAQLSCRYDNSKLVKALNFQFTPMKQCIAATAALFKADVAAGKIK; this is translated from the coding sequence ATGATTTTTGTCACCGGCGGAACAGGATTTATAGGCAGTCACCTGCTTCAGGCACTCGCACAGGAGGGCGAGCCTGTGCGTGCCCTGAAACGCAGCAGCAGCATACCGGCCGGCCTCGATACTGTTGCCGGTATTGAATGGGTTGACGGCGACATACTTGACGTTTCATCGCTCGAAGCGCAGATGGAAGGCTGCCGCGAAGTATATCATTGCGCAGGCATGGTTTCCTTTCAGCGCCGCCATCGCGATGCTTTGCGGAAGGTGAATGTGGAAGGCACTGCCAACGTAGTGAATGTTGCGCTCAGCAAAAAAAATATAAGGTTGCTGCATGTAAGTTCGGTGGCCGCCATTGGCAGGCCGGCAAAACCGGCTGATATCAATGAAGCCACGGAGTGGGACTTTAACGGGTTTAATTCTCAATATGCTGTCAGCAAATATCTTGGTGAAAGGGAGGTCTGGCGTGGCATGGCCGAAGGACTGAATGCCGTGATCGTAAATCCTTCCATCGTGATAGGAGAAGGTAACTGGAAAACCGGTCCGCCGCGCTTTTTCCTGGATGTATGGAAGGGCTTATGGGTATATACTTCCGGCAGTACAGGTTTTGTTGCAGCAAAGGATGTTGCCGGACTGATGATAGCATTGATGAAAAGCAGCATAGAGCAGGAAAAATTTATTATCAATGCGGAAAACCTCAGCTACCGCGATTTTCTTTTTGAAATAGCGGATGCGATGGGTAAAAAACGACCCGTGATGAAGGCGGATGGATGGCTTACATCGTTAGTCTGGCGACTCGAATATTTGCGCGGATTATTCCTCGCAGAGCAGACGCTTATCAGCCGGGAAACAGCGACTATTGCGCAGCTTTCCTGCCGCTACGACAATTCAAAACTTGTAAAAGCGCTGAATTTTCAGTTTACCCCAATGAAGCAATGCATTGCTGCAACAGCAGCCCTCTTTAAAGCTGATGTTGCAGCCGGCAAAATAAAGTGA
- a CDS encoding LysM peptidoglycan-binding domain-containing protein, translating into MQHTLFSITMKKLLVTVIYIFAATVMLSAQTYDQLVEAYIRQYSGVAVEEMQRTGIPASITLAQGIIESNAGQSPLATQANNHFGIKCHVEWKGPSFTYDDDRKNECFRQYDSAIVSYRDHSDFLQSRPRYAVLFTYDVKDYKAWAKGLKACGYATNPQYANILIKCIDDYDLHQWDLTESERSKWFASLNKSAADPVIKADGNPAVVNAAPTIKNATERIYVFNDIDCVTLLEGESLNDLATTYEIGIKRLMRYNDITTAAQIATGDRVYLQPKRHNGAVATHTVLAGETMFSISRDHGIQLNKLYEKNLMAPGTQPAAGEVLFLQEVRKEMPALLAEKTNSASASAQVAVYEKPSGEKIHIVAKGDTLYSISKKYNVTVGELQAINHLQSTNLQVGEKLLVTK; encoded by the coding sequence ATGCAGCATACACTTTTCAGCATTACCATGAAGAAATTACTGGTTACGGTTATATACATTTTCGCGGCAACAGTGATGTTGTCTGCACAAACATATGATCAGCTTGTGGAAGCTTATATCCGTCAATACAGCGGTGTAGCGGTGGAAGAGATGCAACGTACCGGCATTCCGGCAAGCATTACACTGGCGCAGGGAATTATTGAAAGCAATGCCGGGCAGAGCCCATTGGCCACACAGGCAAACAATCATTTCGGCATCAAGTGCCATGTTGAATGGAAAGGCCCTTCCTTCACCTATGATGACGACCGGAAGAACGAATGCTTCCGCCAATATGATTCCGCTATTGTTTCTTACAGGGATCATTCTGACTTCCTGCAGAGCAGGCCACGCTACGCCGTGCTGTTTACCTACGACGTTAAAGACTATAAGGCATGGGCGAAAGGGCTTAAAGCATGCGGTTATGCCACCAATCCGCAGTATGCAAACATTCTTATCAAATGTATTGATGACTATGATCTGCATCAGTGGGACCTTACCGAAAGTGAACGCTCAAAATGGTTTGCCTCGCTGAATAAATCAGCAGCGGATCCCGTGATAAAAGCCGATGGCAATCCTGCAGTGGTGAATGCCGCGCCCACCATAAAGAATGCAACCGAGCGGATTTATGTCTTTAATGATATTGATTGTGTGACTTTGCTGGAAGGTGAATCTTTGAATGATCTTGCCACCACCTATGAAATCGGCATTAAACGGCTGATGCGGTACAACGACATCACCACAGCCGCACAAATTGCAACCGGCGACCGCGTTTACCTGCAGCCGAAAAGGCATAACGGAGCGGTGGCCACGCATACTGTCTTAGCCGGTGAAACCATGTTCAGCATTTCCCGTGATCATGGCATCCAATTGAACAAACTGTATGAAAAAAACCTGATGGCGCCAGGTACACAGCCTGCCGCAGGCGAAGTGCTTTTCCTGCAGGAGGTGCGTAAAGAAATGCCTGCATTGCTTGCAGAAAAAACAAACAGTGCTTCCGCAAGTGCTCAAGTGGCAGTATATGAAAAGCCTTCCGGAGAAAAAATTCATATTGTTGCGAAAGGCGACACATTATATTCCATATCGAAAAAATACAATGTCACCGTCGGCGAACTGCAGGCCATCAATCATCTCCAATCGACCAATCTGCAGGTGGGTGAAAAGCTGCTGGTGACAAAATAA
- a CDS encoding O-methyltransferase translates to MHFFPEALERYAEAHTKPESEVLRQLNRETNARVLMPQMLSGHLQGQFIRMISLMLQPSGILEIGTFTGYSAICLSEGLQPKGKLITIDINEELKEMTVRYFRQAGILDQTDFRTGDAADIIPTIDATFDLVFIDADKLNYSLYYDLVIDKLRPGGILLADNVLWSGKVTEDHPDAETQALKDFNRKVQEDDRVDNVLVTLRDGLMMIRKK, encoded by the coding sequence ATGCATTTTTTTCCTGAAGCATTAGAGCGCTATGCCGAAGCGCATACAAAACCCGAATCGGAAGTGCTCCGGCAGTTGAACCGTGAGACGAATGCACGCGTGCTGATGCCGCAGATGCTGTCAGGTCATTTGCAGGGGCAGTTTATCAGGATGATCAGCTTGATGCTGCAACCCTCCGGCATACTGGAGATCGGCACTTTCACCGGATATTCCGCCATCTGCCTGAGTGAAGGGTTACAGCCAAAGGGCAAGCTAATTACCATTGACATTAATGAGGAGCTGAAAGAAATGACCGTGCGTTATTTCCGGCAGGCCGGTATCCTGGATCAGACAGATTTCCGGACAGGTGACGCGGCGGATATAATTCCAACCATTGATGCAACGTTTGATCTGGTGTTTATCGATGCGGATAAGTTGAACTACAGCCTTTATTACGACCTGGTCATTGACAAGCTGAGGCCCGGAGGCATCCTGCTCGCTGATAATGTCTTGTGGAGCGGCAAGGTAACTGAAGATCATCCGGATGCGGAAACACAGGCATTAAAAGACTTCAACCGGAAGGTACAGGAAGACGACAGGGTGGACAATGTACTCGTGACTTTGCGTGACGGGCTGATGATGATCAGGAAGAAATAA
- a CDS encoding PorV/PorQ family protein, translating to MKNGMLLLLLTLGVMNAVHAQLLPSFGGSRTGTTGFQFLKIAPDARSTGMGGSVIATTDDVAALYWNPAGITKTDTQDVHLQLSQTLYFGDVNMSYIGIVHQVSKQTFLGAGLTYLSTGPMDVTTTFQPFGTGQTFNANDFALAVTMGRILTDNFSFGLTGKYIRESFADVYADNAVIDFGFQYEVGIANTRFAVGVSNFGFNTEPSGDITVSTLEGFDTIQQFEKIGVPAVFRIGIAWDPVKNAENRLTVTGQLNHPTDNNETYNLGAEYAWRNTMFCRTGYEFGIDEKGIPNFGFGVRFKRSFGMLQLDYGFEDKSRLGTVHRLTFSASLF from the coding sequence ATGAAAAATGGTATGCTTTTGCTGCTGCTGACGCTTGGTGTCATGAATGCTGTTCATGCGCAGCTGCTGCCTTCTTTTGGCGGTAGCCGCACCGGCACTACCGGCTTTCAGTTTCTGAAGATCGCACCGGATGCACGGTCAACGGGTATGGGAGGAAGCGTGATTGCAACAACGGATGATGTAGCCGCGCTGTACTGGAATCCGGCCGGTATTACTAAAACGGATACACAGGATGTTCACCTGCAGCTGTCACAGACTTTATATTTCGGCGATGTGAATATGAGTTATATCGGCATCGTGCACCAGGTGAGCAAACAGACTTTTTTAGGTGCTGGCTTAACGTATCTTTCCACAGGCCCCATGGATGTTACCACAACGTTTCAACCCTTCGGCACTGGGCAAACTTTTAATGCAAACGATTTCGCATTGGCAGTTACCATGGGAAGAATTCTCACCGATAACTTCAGCTTCGGGCTTACCGGAAAATACATACGCGAGAGCTTTGCCGATGTGTATGCCGACAATGCCGTGATCGATTTCGGATTTCAGTATGAAGTGGGAATTGCCAATACACGCTTTGCCGTGGGAGTGTCCAACTTTGGATTCAATACCGAGCCGTCAGGTGATATCACGGTTTCCACGCTGGAAGGATTTGATACTATTCAGCAGTTTGAAAAAATCGGCGTGCCGGCTGTCTTTCGCATTGGCATTGCCTGGGATCCGGTGAAGAACGCTGAAAACAGGCTGACGGTTACCGGGCAGCTGAATCATCCGACAGATAACAATGAAACCTATAACCTGGGCGCTGAATACGCATGGAGAAATACCATGTTCTGCCGTACCGGTTATGAATTTGGTATCGATGAGAAAGGCATTCCGAATTTCGGATTTGGCGTAAGATTTAAAAGAAGCTTTGGCATGTTGCAGCTCGACTATGGTTTTGAAGACAAGAGCCGTCTCGGAACCGTTCACCGGCTGACCTTCAGCGCCTCATTGTTTTAA
- a CDS encoding gliding motility lipoprotein GldH, protein MPANTDGMSSSQLLHGISMPAGNTMNKAGRKLSVLLLMVITLVSCEKNRVYEKNISIGKYVWDSRVVPAFTVEISDTAQLYNIYVNIRHADLYPFQNIWLQIGTEFPDGTNTSRRYEIMLANDEGKWHGEGLGDIWDFRSLVQENAFFKTPGTYTFTLTQNMRQDPLPGIMAVGLRVEKTGLQKNAN, encoded by the coding sequence ATGCCGGCCAATACAGACGGAATGAGCAGCAGTCAACTTTTGCATGGTATCAGCATGCCGGCAGGTAACACCATGAACAAGGCCGGCCGCAAACTATCAGTCCTGCTGCTGATGGTCATCACGCTGGTATCCTGCGAAAAAAACAGGGTGTATGAAAAAAATATCAGCATCGGGAAATATGTATGGGACAGCAGAGTAGTTCCGGCTTTCACTGTTGAAATTTCAGATACAGCCCAGCTATACAATATTTATGTAAACATCCGTCATGCTGATCTTTATCCTTTTCAAAACATCTGGCTGCAGATCGGCACTGAATTTCCGGATGGCACCAACACCAGCCGTCGCTACGAAATAATGCTCGCCAATGATGAAGGTAAATGGCATGGTGAAGGCCTTGGTGATATCTGGGACTTCCGCTCGCTTGTACAGGAAAATGCCTTCTTCAAAACACCAGGAACTTATACTTTCACTTTAACGCAAAATATGCGGCAGGATCCTTTGCCGGGCATTATGGCGGTTGGATTGAGAGTAGAAAAAACCGGATTGCAGAAAAATGCAAACTGA
- a CDS encoding T9SS type A sorting domain-containing protein: MKFLTSILLFGIIARSVSAQTNVCFSLPETDEFFCGNFEYCSADGAPFTFSRGIYRLPFTELTSVHVDFDHETNCPRGGIKMHANGTPSNHYYIVAAADGWIRGNSDNGCADLNCSNYVWMEHPNGEWTFYQGLITGSFNDELTYGDWVTAGTLLGEEGYRSSADTEKGIYFVVVVPVDTDKVAFNPQYGYPLEQWTDKVVPLFCNVSDNLLSYGANYTALACGSSCDAFVPFLDVTYDAGNFETFIADASLSNSANMVFETASAGIMQSGSSVTLLPGFHAKTLSHFQARIGECSGAGFTKMIRENEASAVLHHDLSVYPNPASASTLVSFNLAESTTVRIELDDLNGSIVKVITEGNLVAGQHSIQVKLDGLTQGMYMIRKTERGFSLMQKLIVQ; this comes from the coding sequence ATGAAATTCCTGACATCCATACTGTTGTTTGGCATCATTGCCCGAAGCGTGTCGGCTCAAACCAATGTCTGCTTTTCCCTGCCGGAAACCGATGAGTTCTTTTGCGGGAATTTTGAATACTGTTCTGCAGATGGTGCACCGTTTACTTTTTCCAGGGGTATTTATCGTCTTCCGTTTACCGAACTGACTTCCGTGCATGTTGATTTCGACCATGAAACAAATTGTCCGCGCGGCGGAATAAAAATGCATGCCAATGGCACACCTTCCAACCATTACTATATTGTTGCAGCAGCCGACGGCTGGATTCGTGGAAACAGTGATAACGGTTGTGCAGATCTAAACTGCAGCAACTATGTATGGATGGAACATCCAAACGGTGAATGGACTTTCTACCAGGGTTTGATTACCGGTTCATTCAACGACGAACTCACCTACGGCGACTGGGTTACTGCAGGAACACTGCTGGGAGAAGAAGGCTATCGAAGCAGTGCCGATACAGAGAAAGGAATTTACTTCGTAGTGGTGGTACCGGTAGACACGGATAAAGTGGCTTTCAATCCGCAGTATGGATATCCGCTCGAACAATGGACCGATAAGGTAGTTCCGCTTTTCTGCAACGTATCGGATAATTTGCTGAGTTATGGTGCCAACTACACGGCGCTTGCCTGCGGCTCATCCTGCGATGCTTTCGTTCCGTTTTTGGATGTTACATATGATGCCGGCAATTTCGAAACTTTTATTGCTGATGCATCATTGAGCAATTCCGCCAACATGGTATTTGAGACGGCATCTGCCGGCATCATGCAAAGCGGCTCCTCCGTAACACTCCTGCCGGGCTTTCATGCAAAAACACTTTCCCACTTCCAGGCACGAATCGGCGAATGCAGCGGAGCAGGATTTACTAAAATGATCCGGGAAAACGAAGCATCAGCTGTGTTGCACCATGACCTTTCAGTATATCCGAATCCGGCCAGCGCTTCCACATTGGTTTCATTCAATCTCGCCGAATCTACTACAGTCAGGATTGAACTGGACGACTTGAACGGCAGCATTGTAAAAGTGATAACGGAGGGAAATCTTGTTGCCGGGCAACACAGCATACAAGTTAAACTCGACGGATTGACACAAGGTATGTACATGATCAGGAAAACGGAACGGGGATTCTCCTTGATGCAAAAGTTGATTGTGCAGTGA
- a CDS encoding peptidoglycan DD-metalloendopeptidase family protein produces the protein MKSLLIILLFSLNSILANAQIVVCFNTVADQDPASCDNIYCSPNAPYSFSKGIYRIPYEDGIVVSVTNDHIKHCPRGAIDMHGDSGDNEYNIVAAASGWIRAISDGHTQQCTCKNGDNCDNNYVWIEHPNGEWTKYTHVRYHTASDLHDEGDWVNVGNVIGIEGTVGCSTGDHCHFEVATPLAGVDDLHFDTGGGWIDEDSAMNLVPLFCNISGYIMKSGESYIAVDCPNNCDVTLPSTNTTYSGGTFKAFIDNDALSTTDNILFQAASSGVMQGGSSITLNPGFQAEFLSTFEARTGSCSGAGFNKATEYAAGEANEDLSIEPNPASQTTVVKWEMIQPGAVKMMLCDISGHALITLMDAQPVNAGRHQQSIDLSSLASGAYYLLTIIDGRQLIRKIIVQQ, from the coding sequence ATGAAATCTCTATTGATAATCCTGCTATTCAGCCTGAACAGCATTTTAGCCAATGCACAAATTGTTGTGTGCTTCAATACGGTGGCAGACCAGGATCCTGCAAGTTGTGATAATATTTACTGCTCGCCGAATGCGCCTTATAGCTTTTCAAAAGGAATTTACCGCATTCCTTATGAAGATGGCATTGTGGTAAGCGTTACCAACGATCACATTAAGCATTGTCCGCGCGGCGCTATTGACATGCACGGAGATTCCGGCGATAATGAATACAACATTGTCGCAGCGGCATCAGGCTGGATTCGAGCTATCAGTGACGGCCATACGCAGCAATGCACCTGCAAAAACGGCGATAACTGCGACAACAACTATGTGTGGATTGAACATCCCAATGGCGAATGGACAAAATATACCCACGTACGTTATCATACCGCCAGCGACCTGCATGATGAAGGTGATTGGGTAAACGTGGGCAACGTGATTGGCATAGAAGGTACAGTTGGCTGCTCAACTGGCGATCACTGCCACTTTGAAGTAGCAACGCCGCTGGCAGGTGTTGATGATTTACATTTTGATACCGGTGGCGGATGGATTGACGAAGATTCAGCCATGAACCTCGTACCACTTTTTTGCAACATATCCGGCTACATCATGAAAAGCGGCGAATCCTATATCGCCGTTGATTGTCCGAATAACTGTGATGTCACACTGCCATCAACGAACACGACTTACAGTGGCGGCACGTTTAAAGCGTTTATCGACAATGATGCGCTGAGTACCACCGATAATATTTTATTTCAGGCAGCATCAAGTGGTGTCATGCAAGGTGGTTCGTCTATTACACTCAATCCGGGCTTCCAGGCAGAATTCCTTTCAACGTTTGAAGCAAGAACAGGTAGTTGCAGCGGGGCAGGATTTAACAAAGCGACTGAGTATGCTGCGGGCGAAGCAAATGAAGATTTATCGATAGAGCCAAACCCTGCTTCGCAAACCACTGTTGTGAAATGGGAAATGATTCAGCCGGGCGCGGTGAAAATGATGCTCTGTGATATCAGCGGTCATGCCCTGATTACCCTGATGGATGCACAACCGGTGAATGCAGGACGGCATCAGCAATCAATTGATCTGAGCAGCCTTGCTTCCGGCGCATATTACCTGCTGACGATCATTGACGGCCGGCAGCTGATCAGAAAAATAATTGTTCAGCAGTAG
- a CDS encoding T9SS type A sorting domain-containing protein, whose amino-acid sequence MKKIIVFTGYCLLMVAWLVSHHQAAQAQPSAVTYRPLDEAALSTKERAYAAGALKSQFVLQHWYAEFSFDPAAPELNLQLPESAGITFALTRRNEQSESLVAWCGKSADGATATLVWHNGMIHGNIAVNPRLVYSIRPLGGNRHIIYVINQQYAPREESQAQYERMKQGVVVPEEFNKPRFELPEADDLRSGGNDCYIRVLVGFDQIAASNEADPVGFALECAELSNTIYANSQVNFQMEIAYVRSYNDVASEDIDDALAEWEFGLTDEKFNDVFSEREQYDADFCILIAEDFDGDYVGLAATILASYGSAFCVVERNSAIDNLSFPHEIGHLMGARHDLYVDGSGDYNHGYIIHSEKVRTVMAYDDECDDNGYNCQRIQYFSTPDVNYPGTSKPLGTAAEEHNERALDENESEFADFETVVSNKSFFYPEFIDGNIYGSITAINTIQHVSTYEVTGGAEVVWSAGDWILLEAGFYAGGGATFQAKTAGCDALRMQDGNISQHESSGSLLTMNIFPNPASQETTISIQLEKKSSVSISIVDLQGRLITKHDSRLYEAGPQQLAIDCGALASGTYLCYVAVDGEPMVSKLIIQHD is encoded by the coding sequence ATGAAAAAAATTATCGTCTTCACAGGTTACTGTTTGCTGATGGTTGCATGGCTGGTTTCTCATCATCAGGCGGCGCAGGCACAACCATCTGCAGTAACGTACAGGCCATTGGATGAGGCCGCACTCAGCACCAAAGAAAGAGCATATGCTGCCGGCGCTTTAAAAAGCCAATTCGTTTTGCAGCATTGGTATGCTGAATTTTCCTTCGATCCTGCTGCACCGGAACTGAATCTCCAGTTGCCCGAATCTGCCGGAATCACTTTTGCGCTAACCCGCAGAAATGAACAGTCGGAAAGTTTAGTGGCCTGGTGCGGCAAATCCGCTGACGGTGCTACCGCAACACTGGTATGGCATAACGGCATGATTCACGGCAACATTGCAGTCAATCCAAGGCTGGTCTACAGCATCCGCCCGCTGGGCGGCAACCGCCACATCATCTACGTCATCAATCAGCAATATGCGCCGAGAGAGGAATCGCAGGCACAATATGAAAGAATGAAACAGGGTGTGGTTGTTCCGGAGGAATTCAACAAGCCCCGCTTTGAACTACCGGAAGCGGATGATCTTCGCAGCGGCGGCAATGATTGTTACATCAGGGTATTGGTGGGCTTCGATCAGATTGCCGCGTCCAATGAAGCGGATCCAGTTGGTTTCGCTCTGGAATGCGCTGAACTATCCAATACCATTTACGCGAACAGCCAGGTTAATTTTCAGATGGAGATCGCTTATGTGAGAAGTTATAATGATGTTGCCTCTGAGGATATTGATGATGCACTGGCTGAATGGGAATTCGGTTTAACAGATGAAAAGTTCAATGATGTTTTCAGTGAACGTGAACAGTATGATGCTGACTTCTGTATCCTTATTGCAGAGGATTTTGACGGCGACTACGTCGGGCTGGCCGCTACCATTCTCGCCAGCTATGGCTCAGCTTTTTGCGTGGTGGAGCGGAACAGTGCCATCGATAATCTTTCCTTCCCGCATGAGATCGGCCACCTCATGGGTGCGCGTCACGATCTGTACGTGGATGGCTCCGGAGATTACAACCATGGCTACATCATTCATTCTGAAAAAGTGCGTACCGTGATGGCGTATGATGATGAATGTGATGATAATGGCTATAACTGCCAGCGTATTCAGTATTTCTCCACGCCCGACGTAAATTATCCGGGAACCAGCAAGCCTTTGGGCACTGCAGCCGAGGAACATAATGAAAGAGCGCTGGATGAAAATGAAAGTGAATTCGCGGACTTCGAAACGGTTGTGAGCAACAAGTCTTTCTTCTATCCCGAGTTTATTGACGGTAATATCTATGGCAGTATAACAGCCATCAATACCATTCAACATGTCAGCACCTACGAAGTTACCGGTGGCGCAGAGGTAGTCTGGAGTGCCGGCGACTGGATACTTCTGGAAGCCGGTTTTTATGCCGGAGGCGGCGCAACCTTCCAGGCGAAAACAGCAGGATGTGACGCACTGCGGATGCAGGATGGGAACATCAGTCAGCATGAATCTTCAGGCTCATTGCTGACCATGAACATTTTTCCCAATCCGGCATCGCAGGAAACAACCATTTCCATTCAACTTGAAAAAAAATCATCTGTTTCCATCAGCATTGTTGACCTGCAGGGCAGACTGATCACTAAGCATGACAGCCGGCTGTACGAAGCAGGCCCTCAGCAGCTTGCAATCGATTGTGGTGCTCTTGCATCCGGAACATACCTGTGTTATGTAGCTGTTGACGGGGAACCCATGGTGAGCAAACTGATCATTCAACATGATTAG